A portion of the Pseudomonadota bacterium genome contains these proteins:
- a CDS encoding alpha/beta fold hydrolase, giving the protein MINQSELFQPPGWARNPHFQTIIANRKIRSFGSNPMASAALETVIDAGSDIRLQGFHSFHPEDGGKGLAILVHGWEGGAESTYIKALGKVIFQHGYDVFRLNLRDHGSSHHLNPGVFNGTLSEEFFQAVRNIAAMAAPRNCYLIGFSLGGNFALRFGLHPEAASVGNLQRIIGISPCMDPYKTTCALDRQAIYRWYFLRKWRRSLAIKERTFPELYDFSGVVTGRNCLEMTRLIIEQYTDMSGYEEYFEQYTLTGGVLEDLTVPVTIITAADDPLVPVEDFYDLPDIDCLELLIQRHGGHCGFIDQPPFGCWHERKVCELLAGI; this is encoded by the coding sequence ATGATTAATCAATCTGAGCTGTTTCAGCCACCCGGCTGGGCCCGCAATCCTCATTTTCAGACCATTATCGCCAATCGAAAAATCCGCAGCTTCGGATCTAATCCCATGGCTTCAGCCGCCCTGGAAACGGTGATTGATGCCGGAAGCGATATCCGGTTGCAGGGTTTCCATTCCTTTCATCCCGAAGATGGCGGCAAAGGGCTGGCCATCCTGGTTCATGGCTGGGAAGGGGGCGCGGAATCAACCTATATCAAGGCGCTGGGCAAAGTAATTTTCCAGCATGGCTATGATGTGTTCCGGCTTAACCTGCGGGACCATGGTTCCAGTCACCATTTGAATCCAGGAGTGTTTAACGGCACCCTTTCGGAAGAATTTTTTCAAGCGGTCAGGAATATTGCCGCTATGGCAGCACCACGGAACTGTTATCTGATTGGTTTTTCTTTGGGAGGTAATTTTGCTTTACGTTTTGGCCTGCATCCTGAAGCAGCTTCAGTTGGCAATCTTCAGCGGATTATCGGTATCAGTCCTTGTATGGATCCTTATAAAACCACTTGTGCTCTTGATCGGCAAGCCATCTATCGCTGGTATTTTCTGCGCAAGTGGCGACGTTCACTGGCAATAAAGGAACGAACTTTCCCGGAACTGTATGACTTCAGTGGCGTTGTAACCGGCCGTAACTGCTTGGAAATGACCCGATTAATTATCGAGCAATATACTGATATGAGCGGTTATGAGGAATATTTTGAGCAGTACACCTTAACCGGCGGGGTGTTGGAGGATTTAACCGTACCGGTAACTATTATCACCGCTGCCGATGATCCTCTGGTGCCGGTCGAAGATTTTTATGATTTGCCGGATATTGACTGCCTGGAGCTGCTTATTCAACGCCATGGGGGACACTGCGGATTTATAGATCAACCGCCATTTGGCTGCTGGCATGAAAGGAAGGTCTGCGAATTGCTGGCAGGGATTTAG
- a CDS encoding molybdenum cofactor biosynthesis protein MoaE — protein sequence MSAIVRASTTSQPFEFASCYHIFQQQETDDTGTVVIHHGKVKYPGKQVADFRHVVLSPLIADPDAALAEVGKQAAIQCDLHQVFITHRLGVVGRGDDILLVMVSAATRKQAFAGCSWIVDEIKRENIIQLIET from the coding sequence ATGTCGGCAATCGTCAGGGCTTCTACCACCAGTCAACCATTTGAATTCGCTTCCTGTTATCATATTTTTCAGCAGCAGGAGACGGATGATACGGGCACGGTGGTTATTCATCATGGTAAAGTAAAATATCCCGGTAAACAGGTAGCTGATTTTCGCCACGTGGTCCTGTCCCCGCTGATTGCGGATCCCGATGCCGCCCTGGCTGAAGTGGGAAAGCAGGCAGCCATTCAATGTGATTTACACCAGGTATTTATCACTCATCGATTGGGTGTTGTCGGTCGGGGTGATGATATATTGCTGGTTATGGTCTCCGCCGCGACCAGAAAGCAGGCTTTTGCCGGTTGTTCCTGGATAGTTGATGAGATTAAAAGAGAAAATATTATTCAACTGATAGAGACCTAA